The following are encoded together in the Dehalococcoidales bacterium genome:
- a CDS encoding AAA family ATPase — protein MNMNAEYKPPGVLLLNGFPGSGKTTVAQLIATNCSRGAHINGDEIHNLIVAGRVHPPGESKDKEEVERQLRLRERNMALLANSFFQAGFFPVIDNCMSNTKRLNNLVSKITVSPVAMIVLAPPLEVSLKRDGLRIEKTVAESCIDLYEEMLGELSGIGLWIDTQGMTAQQTAEEVMRRAFSVGIIRA, from the coding sequence ATGAACATGAACGCAGAATATAAGCCCCCAGGCGTCCTGCTTCTTAATGGTTTCCCCGGTTCCGGTAAGACGACTGTTGCCCAACTGATTGCCACAAATTGTTCGAGAGGTGCTCACATTAATGGTGATGAGATTCACAATCTTATTGTGGCCGGCAGAGTTCATCCACCCGGAGAATCCAAGGATAAAGAAGAAGTTGAGCGTCAATTACGACTCAGGGAGAGGAACATGGCTCTTCTTGCAAACAGCTTCTTTCAAGCTGGTTTCTTTCCCGTAATCGATAATTGCATGTCGAACACAAAGCGGCTAAACAACCTTGTATCGAAGATTACAGTAAGCCCTGTTGCTATGATTGTTCTTGCTCCACCACTGGAAGTTTCCTTGAAACGTGACGGTTTACGCATTGAGAAAACAGTAGCTGAATCCTGCATCGACCTATATGAAGAGATGCTTGGGGAGTTATCCGGTATCGGGCTTTGGATAGATACCCAAGGCATGACAGCACAACAAACGGCAGAGGAAGTAATGCGACGAGCCTTCTCGGTAGGTATTATCCGTGCATAA